The Ipomoea triloba cultivar NCNSP0323 chromosome 13, ASM357664v1 genomic interval TAATAAACCTCGGTTCGAAGAAATCATATCTTCTACTAAGATATTTACCGAGGAAGCAGAAGCCCTTTTGAAAGAAGCTATTCGGGACCAAATGGATCGTTTTCTACTTCAGCaacaagtataaagaaattttGATCAAATTTCACTTTAATATCCAATCAAGCGTTTCGGATTTCAATAGTCAAAAGGTCTTTCGAGGTatcgaaataaaaaaaaaagatagaaagAATTGCGTCCAATAGGATTTGAACCTATACCAAAGGTTTAGAAGACCTCTACCCTATCCATTAGGCAATGGACGCTTTTCATTCTGATTTTTTCGTATTTTTGCTTTCCCACTTTTTCtttgaaacaaaaaaagaatCGGATTGGGATTATGGGATTATATgtgagatatttttttttttaattctatatttaccAATTTCTATATTTACCAATATTCTAATTCGAAAGATCTCAAAATCGATATTTCGAATTCTAAATTcgaatcaaatgaaattatttcaatttcaaattttttgaattgaaattcaaaacaaataaaaaaagaaaatgaaaaaaaaaatatctataatattaaattaaatagaagatttcaattctaTCTAATTAGAAGAAATTCGACATATCTATTTTGAATTGgaattttttattctattttaatagaatatattttcattttctatgaATTCTGAAATTCCATTTCAATATTATCTTCAATTGTATGTTTggcattttcttatttatttattatcagtTTCAGTTAATGtgaatataaatagttaaatctAAATAGTTAATAGAAactataactatatataaatatagaatatatctAACAGATAGCGGGTAGCGGGAATCGAACCCGCATCGTTAGCAGAGTTAATTTTCTCCATCAATCATATAAATATCAGATTTTCAAAGTGATTGAAAACTCCATTTCTAACTACAAACTTTTAGCTAGGTTTCCTATcacaaatatgtatatacataatttacacaaaaatattgtgtatatataatttacacaAAGACTACAAAGTGTACATATGCATGCAGCATATCTGCAAATAAAATCAACAATTcctatgaattataaataatttttttaaaaaaaaaatcgaagaATAATATCAAGGAGCTTCGCTTCATTCCTTCTGATCAACCGCGAGCCGGAAaagcgccggcgccggcgaagTGCATTTCTTTGGGAGGGCAGCCGCCGGAGCCGCCACTTCCGCCGCCGGGGATTTGGGTGCAGCCGGAAGGTCCGGAAGAAGGAACATCACCTTTCTGCAGCGACTCAAGAAGAACcgctacttcttcttcttcttcttctcctcctccatGCAAAATCCTTCCAGCTTTTCCCTGCTGGAAATGAAGAAGCAGCACAGTGAGTAGTATGAAAGTTATGCTAAAATACTTCATTTTTTGGGGCCTGCAGATTGATGGGTAATTGGGTATGAAGCTAGTTAGAGATGAAGAGGGTTTGAATGAAAATGGTGAAGATTTGGGGTGAGGATATGGGCATATTTATAGGGGGATTTTGAGGTTATCCAAATGGAAGGGGTTGAATGTTTTTGACTATTATTGGGTTCATGTGTTGAGTGGGTTTTGAACTTGTTGAATCCACGAGTCTCCATGGAATTTCTCCCCAACTTCCTAACTGTATATGTGAGCACCTAgtgtgtagagagagagagttcatACATGGAAGAAAAGTTAGGTccttctttatgctattttaaTTTAAGGAAAAGTCAGCATGCAACTGCTACATAGACCGGCTAACcaattcaaaccaagaagatcaATAAACAAATTTCTTCCTTCAGTTCAAATCAAGATTATTATCCATAGTTGACCGACTCAACCCAAAAATGTCTATAGACAACTCCGTGTCttctcaaattaagaaaactaATAATAGACCGCTTCCACGATGagtcaaatttgaaacttttAAGATTAGCTTTCTCCAACCAATTTGGCTGAAATTGTTCATATTCTCTGTACTACTACATTCAATGAAAGAACTCTTAGGTTAACCGCATTAGTGATTTTTGAAAAGAGCATAGGTGATGTGGAGTAGAGGGGGAGAAATGTGAGGTCCTCCTTCAAGAAGTGGGTTTTTTGTGGTTCCCACGACACAGAATAAGAGAAGGTGGATGTGCAGACCTGCACGTTTCGCGCAAAAAAAATGGCGCCCCGCATGTTAGTGACCttacttttttcaattttttccttttccttcttATTTTTCCATCCTCTCTCTCCTACTTGGCACCTCAAAAACCATTCTAAAAATCTCACTATTGAGGTTGCTATAATCTTAAGATGCGATGCATTTACTTGTACCTTTCTCCCAAACTCGAAAACAAAAATGTGTTtattcatacattttttttttcattttaaaaagcATATATTCAATGAAAAATTCAAGAATTGAGATAAATGGAGGATAACTTTTTTGCATTTGACatcaaaaactaattgaaaaatcGAAATtccaaaaagaatatatataggaGTTAGGCTCATCCTCTTGAATATTGAGGCATGCAGCTGCGCTATTGAAAGTTGATTTGCCACATGGATTTGAAATGGGGATGAGAGACGTAAGTGATGATACCATGAAGCATCGCAAAAGCCCTATGAACGAACTTTCCCTATCAGATTCCTCGTACCAAACAGCAAAACGACAAGTGAATCTTATGTCAAACACTACCTTAATATAAGTACATTGAAACATCAGAATTTTCGAACATAATAAGACAAGAAATCCTAGGGCTTTGACTGTCCTATCCTTGTAGGATCAAAAATGGGTTAATATTAAGAGAAACTTTAATCAATCTGAaactattaacattttatttatttcaaagtGACATGGCATAAAACATCTcactatttattaattaaaaataaatttaagcaTGAGGTAGCTTGCAAAATTTGCAAGGATTGCAAGtcttaaaaattataacaaaagtATAATATCTGGAGATAGTaactttgtctttttttttaatcattttataaaatttaaataataataatattgattaaatatatttttttaatgtgatgtGAAAATGTGGACCCACTTTTAAAAGTATGTTAAAATTGCAgagatgtaaaaaaaattaatgaaaaattacaaatttgatgtGTAGAATTAAGACTTGcttttaaaagtgaaaaagtatTGCAAGGATAAGATAGCCTAATtacaattatacaattatacaaagtTCCAATTCCAATGGGCCTTCTAGGTCTGAACCGGCAACTATGAATAAGTTAAACTAGTTTAGCTTAtcataaacctttttttttttttgaaagacctTATCATAAATCTTTGTTGGCTAAAATCACAAATGATGCACACCCTCGAGTAGTGACTTAATTTCCCTCGTCGCTCATGGGGATAATGTTTGTCCGGTCTTATAAGTAAATTAAGCATAAATTAAGCACTGAGAATAGCAAATAAGCACAAACTTCTTGATCAGCAAACCCTAATCGGGCTGATAGCAAAGAGCCAAAGATATACTGAAAAATaatcattaaaaagaaaataaaaatctagAGATCTAGACCTCACTCTTTACAAAATGTCACTCCAAATCTAAGGCTGAAGCTTTGCTCAAGTAAATATTACAACTGACATCAGCCAATTTTTGCGGGGAAGTTTCGTTTCAGCCATCTTTCACAGCCCGTTTGAAGGCCGGAACATTGCATAAGCGTTGACGCCACGTGCAACATTTGAGTATTCGGGAACATGATACGGGTAGCCAGCATCACTATCGATGTTCCTCATTCCAAGGTACGAGGGGTCGGGACCAACTACTTGCCAGTTGTTGGGAAATAGCCCGTCCATTTGGCCGTTGGCAAAACTTGGCGGGCTAGGCTGTGGGATCACGTCCCTGACAGCTTCGAAAAGGCCTACAGAGTAGCTGTGCTGGTACCCGTTATCATGATAACTTTGTGCCCGTTCAAACCTACAAGAGCTCATTGAGGGACCCATGTCAGATAACATACCGGTGTCGCTTGGGAAGGTGAACTGCTGAGTTTGATGGTTAGAACAGTTGCTGAGACTTTGAAATCTTGAATCCGGTTCTGAAGTCATCCCAATTCCAAGCTCGTCGTCCAGTAGGTCATTGATGATATCAAGATGTGGGAATTCATCTGCAAATGCACAGTAGGGCTGTCGGCCTGAGAGCTCTGATGTGGATGCAGCTGGAAACTGAGACGGAAGATGATCATGAGATCTGCCGTTAACTGGCATGTATGGATCGAGATTTCCAATGCCATTCACTAAAGGATGGTCAAGGGACATGGACATCCTCCTGCTGCTATCCCGTTTGGGGGAGCACTCATTCCATTGGGATCCATTCTGCAGCACTTCGTGATTCGCCATTCCATATGAAAAGTTAGGTCTAATTGGACTATGTTCTATTCGTTCTGGCCCCTGTGGTACCTGCGGTATGTACATCGCCCCTGAAATCAGAGTAGAAGGTTGATGGTATGACTGCAAGGCATTCGTCACCGAGCTTGGAGAATGAGGTTGAGTAAAACCAGCTGAATTTCCCGTAGCAGGAGAACCCATCATTGCATTTCGGTAGGACTGGGGAGTATAACTCTGTGTCGTAGGTGAAGGATCAGGGCCCAACCGACCAGCTGCACTCACTGAACGTGCCAGGTGCGGTGCTGTCTGAACCATGGAGACAACAGGGTTAGTTGGCCTAGGACCGGTGACTATTGGCGCACTCATGGGTCTTGATGTGACAGGCACTAGTTTTGAAGAGGCCTTTTCATTGGTGGAAGGAATTTGACGTGTCAATGGCCTGTCTGCAGCAATAGGAACTTGGAGGGTGGAAGGCTTTCCAATGGCTTTCAAATCAACAGATCTGTGGGCACTAGTCTTTGCAACTGCAACTGCAACTGCAGCTTCAGTTGATTTCACGGGTTTGGAAGATTTATCATTCAGTTTGGAGTTCTCGGTTGATGGGCTCTTGACAGAAGGCTCAGCAGAACCCAAGGTCTTCGACTCTGACTCTGACTGAAACGTAGACGATGTGTTCTTGGGAGGGCTCCTAGGAAAACATTGCACGCTTGTCTTATCTGACGAGGGTCCCACCTTATCAGCTACATTGAGCTTCTTTTGCTGTGGAACTGCTACTTCCTATAATACAGCAAGACTATAGCTCATCAATTTCTGTGATTATTAGAACAGAAATACACTAAAGGAGCCAGCAAAATGAAATTACAGGAATGACATTCCCATTGAAACTAATAaacctttttttaattttatcataccATTTCCTTTTGGTATTGGTAAGTGCTATACTTCAttcccaaaataataataataataataataataataataataataataataatgatgatgatgatcctggttgggagaagaaaaagacaaccCACCTTCACAACAAGCTGCTCATGTGAAGAAAGAACAGTAGCTTGAGACTCGGATCCAGCCGTTCTGCAACTTCCAGATGTATCACTCAGTGGGCGCACATCAGAAATAGTGCCTAATATTTGACTCTGTGAATCATTAGCACATTTAGCTGCATTACAAGATGGCTTGCCCTGACGGTTCTTCCCTCTGGTAAGttgaaatacaaaaatattagatCTATGTTGTTTGCATCAGCAATTAGCCAATGATTAAAAAGGACATACTTGCTAGGTGATTTCTGTTTCTTATGGTCTGAAAGGTTCCCTCTGTAAGGCCCATTCATAACAACTGAGCGGCTTGAGTCTGTGGAGCATGTTGAAGAACTGTCATCGATCACAGAAGGGATTTGACGCCCAACTATTCCATTTTGCTCTGGTGACAGGCCACTCAATGCACAGCAGCTCATTTCCGTAGAAGGATGAACTTCTGATGTGTCAGTATCCCAACTGACAGGGCTCACGTCTCTGTCTTCTGAATCGGGATTAAGTACTTCCGGAACACAGTCTACTGAATCCGAGATGTCTGAAACCTCTTCCAGTGTATCACGTTTGTCAAGTACACTTTCGGGTTCCTCATTCATGTCCTTTCCTTCACCACCAGTTGGTTCCTCTGAAGTCTTGTCTTGCAATGTGACATCGTGCCTTTCATCCTTCCCCTTATCCTTAGCTTTGCGGTTGTTGCGCTTTTGCTTTCCCTGAAGTACAAGGAATGATGAACTTTTATCCGCGTTTCAGTGATTCAataaagttttgtttcaaaCAAAACACCTCTCATGGGCTATTGCTGAATCCCAACACATTTATGCTGCTAATAACAAAGCAGACTACGCTATTCTCCCGAAAATGAAGAGCATCAAAATGAAGGTGCATTCAAATAGAAAACCtgttttttctttgatttcttttccttCACGGATGCTCCACGTTTTGATTTCTGCTCACCTTCTGCCATCCATGCAGCCTCCTCTTCACGGATGAGTTCCTCTTGCCTCTTTAGAGCAACAGCTTCCTGGTATGCAACCTCAATTTTACtgcatacaaaaaaataaaaataaataaaacaattggaTCATCACGAAACTTTAAAAGAAAACTTGACACACCCGGGTGAAACAAAATTTGCTCGACAAGTTTCAGAGCTTAAATTTATGTCCAGTTAAGCTAAATGGCTTTCAGAAAGTTCTAATAATGGATTTCCACAAGAGAAGAAATAAAACTAACAGAAAGTCCGACCAACAACATCAAACTTTAATCAATAACctaagagaaaattaaaaaataagaaattttgcAACCAAAGGTGAAGAACAGAGAtaggaaataattaataatggttTACCTGAAAATTTGTGCCAGGACAAATATTTCAATGGTCCTACGACCCAGGTCAGTAAGGCGTCTTTCATCACGTTCAATGGAATCTTTATTGAAGTCATCTCCAGAAGCACCATCCTGACACCCCAccgccaaaaaaaaatttaaaaaaaatcaatgtcaTTCTTCAAAAATCtatataacattataaaattcCATCCCCACCCTATATAGATTACATGGTTCATGATGGGTACAACTCTATACatacaatctatatatatagggtcaagATCTGATCCGGCCACTGCTTCCCGTGCGGTCTTGCACCACTATgtatgcacaaatgcaccaccacgtgttcagaaatgcaccagAGTGTGCTGCATTTAtatggtgcatttgtgcatttttgaACACGTGGTGGTGCATATGTACATACATGGTGGTGCAATCCGCACGGCCGTACGGGAACAGGGCGCCACATTTGAaccagtatatatatagatatcacGCCATACCTCCATTCCCACGCAATATAGATTGCAGGGATCACAAAGGATACAATTCTAcacaaactaaatatataacatacgAAGTTCATCTGTGTTTATGGTATATGGATGGAAACTTTTCTGCCTGAAATAACATCATATGTCAGCTGTAAAATTATGGAGTAGCATTTTCTGAATATcactacaaaaatataataatgtacagAAAGCAACCAGAAGCAATGGATAGAAAAGAATGCTTGAGGCTTTTTGATAGACATGCAGCATTTGCCAGACGATGAGTTAAtagattacaatttacaaagcaCCTTCATTTTGACTATTTTTGCAAATTCAAATATAGCCAGATTTCAACTAAGATGCTCATCTGACTATCTGAGGCAGCAAAAAACAAAGCTCAAGACAAACACTTAAATGGATCTTATTTGCACAAAACATAACAGTATTCAATCATCTCAATTTACAATGTACCTTTATACGATTCTGAGGACCTTTCTCATCCTTTGGAGGCAGCTGCTCCAAGGCAGCCCTCTCGAGCAATAGAAGCACATCCTCCACCAAAACAAACATGTCTTTCTCCATCCGAATTATAGGAATAGATTGTTCCTCTACATCTAAATGTTTACCATTACCTTTCTTAGCCTTGTACTGACCTTCTAGAGCCTTAAGTCCACTGTATAAAGAATCCATGACCAAAGTAGATGTTACTTCTTTTTCTACGAAGAAGTGCTTCACAATAACTTTCAATATTGCATCTGATTTTTCTTTGGACATCCGGCGCCTGGAATTTTGGTCCATCCCCAGCCAGAAAGCACAGAAGCTAAAATAAAATAGGAAGAGAAACTCATTAAACTTCGCAAAATGGCTTAACCTAAGTTTCATAAAGCTAATATAATTCCAAGGCCAAAGAAGCTACGGTACTATGGACATCAAAAGTGTCAAGAAGTAATCTTCCATTGGAAAAGTACACATAAACAGataaaacaacaataatactaataatataaacaaCAATAATAGTAAGTAGTAGCCATACTAATtttgt includes:
- the LOC116000976 gene encoding TNF receptor-associated factor homolog 1a; translation: MATIDTEEAGVGRSLEGVSSEQQRCQFGEALAEWRSSEQVENGIPSTSPPFWDSDGDDEGPKPSELFGKYTWKIDKFSQINKRELRSNAFEVGGYKWYILIYPQGCDVCNHLSLFLCVANHDKLLPGWSHFAQFTIAVVNKDPKKSKYSDTLHRFWKKEHDWGWKKFMELSKVLDGFIDADTLIIKAQVQVIRERADRPFRCLDYQYRRELVRVYLTNVEQICRRFVEERRGKLGKLIEDKARWSSFCAFWLGMDQNSRRRMSKEKSDAILKVIVKHFFVEKEVTSTLVMDSLYSGLKALEGQYKAKKGNGKHLDVEEQSIPIIRMEKDMFVLVEDVLLLLERAALEQLPPKDEKGPQNRIKDGASGDDFNKDSIERDERRLTDLGRRTIEIFVLAQIFSKIEVAYQEAVALKRQEELIREEEAAWMAEGEQKSKRGASVKEKKSKKKQGKQKRNNRKAKDKGKDERHDVTLQDKTSEEPTGGEGKDMNEEPESVLDKRDTLEEVSDISDSVDCVPEVLNPDSEDRDVSPVSWDTDTSEVHPSTEMSCCALSGLSPEQNGIVGRQIPSVIDDSSSTCSTDSSRSVVMNGPYRGNLSDHKKQKSPSKGKNRQGKPSCNAAKCANDSQSQILGTISDVRPLSDTSGSCRTAGSESQATVLSSHEQLVVKEVAVPQQKKLNVADKVGPSSDKTSVQCFPRSPPKNTSSTFQSESESKTLGSAEPSVKSPSTENSKLNDKSSKPVKSTEAAVAVAVAKTSAHRSVDLKAIGKPSTLQVPIAADRPLTRQIPSTNEKASSKLVPVTSRPMSAPIVTGPRPTNPVVSMVQTAPHLARSVSAAGRLGPDPSPTTQSYTPQSYRNAMMGSPATGNSAGFTQPHSPSSVTNALQSYHQPSTLISGAMYIPQVPQGPERIEHSPIRPNFSYGMANHEVLQNGSQWNECSPKRDSSRRMSMSLDHPLVNGIGNLDPYMPVNGRSHDHLPSQFPAASTSELSGRQPYCAFADEFPHLDIINDLLDDELGIGMTSEPDSRFQSLSNCSNHQTQQFTFPSDTGMLSDMGPSMSSCRFERAQSYHDNGYQHSYSVGLFEAVRDVIPQPSPPSFANGQMDGLFPNNWQVVGPDPSYLGMRNIDSDAGYPYHVPEYSNVARGVNAYAMFRPSNGL